A single genomic interval of Polaribacter vadi harbors:
- a CDS encoding xanthine dehydrogenase family protein molybdopterin-binding subunit, protein MKKSNKSEVGEAIDRVEGHLKVMGKATYASEFNVPNKVYGQAINSTIAKGEIISIDVSEAEKQKGVLKIITYKNAEKLKTLEGKLPEITTDSIAPVLQSNKVNYYGEYVGFVVAETFEQAQHAARLVKFKYKEDKNAIINFEKSKSQAFLPNEDSDYERGSIEKGLLQADKIVEQTYVTPIEHHHPMELHATIASWDNGGVLVYASQQIVDDAAISISATFQIPKKNVRVISSFVGGGFGSKLNLERHVILAVMASKMIGKPVQATVTRTQMFTNTGMRQKNEQTMKVGAKKDGTLTALYHDTLSHTSATQTYQEQCGLVTKMLYNTPNNKVLHRLISMNLQTPFSMRAPGEATGSFALESAMDEMAWQLKMDPIEFRIKNDTQKDLLEDRPFSSRLLTECLRIGADKFGWKNRKEQPRTNQNGNWLIGYGVSAASRNAPYQKTFAKVILDLKEDTVKATIQMDATDIGTGSYTIIAQTAAQYLDIPVEYVFVELGDSDFPVTPGSGGSWGAASYCNGVRAACESAITTLKNNRNINQDEEVSVADLLRRNQITTFEAEGMAEPSAEFEKYSIYSFGANFTEVWVDKDTGMYKIKRMVNVASAGKILNPKTAYGQIIGGLTMGAGMVIAEKTEVEPNFGNFITRSFADYHVPVNLDMANTDVIFLPEEDEIANKTGIKGVGELGITSVAASITNALFNATGKRMRELPVTPDKLMMAKVEAGI, encoded by the coding sequence ATGAAAAAATCAAACAAATCTGAAGTAGGTGAAGCAATTGATAGAGTAGAAGGTCATTTAAAAGTAATGGGAAAAGCTACCTACGCAAGTGAATTTAATGTGCCAAATAAAGTTTACGGACAAGCAATTAATAGTACAATAGCTAAGGGAGAAATAATTTCTATTGATGTAAGTGAAGCAGAAAAACAAAAAGGTGTCTTAAAAATTATTACCTATAAAAATGCTGAAAAATTAAAAACATTAGAAGGTAAGTTACCAGAAATTACAACAGATTCAATAGCACCTGTTCTACAATCTAATAAAGTAAATTATTATGGAGAATATGTTGGTTTTGTGGTTGCAGAAACTTTTGAGCAGGCTCAACATGCAGCAAGATTAGTCAAATTTAAATATAAAGAAGATAAAAATGCGATTATTAATTTTGAAAAATCCAAATCGCAGGCATTTCTGCCAAATGAAGATTCTGATTACGAAAGAGGAAGTATAGAAAAAGGATTATTGCAAGCAGATAAAATTGTAGAACAAACTTATGTTACACCAATAGAGCATCATCATCCAATGGAATTACATGCAACAATTGCAAGTTGGGATAATGGAGGTGTTTTGGTTTATGCAAGTCAGCAGATTGTGGATGATGCAGCAATTTCAATTTCAGCAACCTTTCAAATACCAAAGAAAAATGTACGAGTAATTTCTTCATTTGTAGGTGGAGGTTTTGGTTCTAAATTAAATTTAGAACGTCATGTTATTTTAGCAGTAATGGCATCTAAAATGATTGGAAAACCAGTGCAAGCAACTGTAACAAGAACACAGATGTTTACAAACACAGGAATGCGTCAAAAGAATGAACAGACAATGAAAGTTGGAGCTAAAAAAGACGGAACATTAACAGCACTATATCATGATACACTTTCTCATACTTCAGCCACGCAAACATATCAAGAGCAATGTGGTTTGGTAACAAAAATGTTGTATAATACACCAAATAATAAAGTGTTACATCGTTTAATTTCTATGAATTTGCAAACGCCATTTTCAATGAGAGCTCCAGGAGAAGCTACAGGGAGTTTTGCTCTTGAGTCTGCTATGGATGAAATGGCTTGGCAATTAAAGATGGATCCCATTGAATTTAGAATTAAAAATGATACACAAAAAGATTTATTAGAAGATAGGCCTTTTTCATCAAGACTTTTAACTGAATGTTTGCGAATTGGAGCAGATAAATTTGGGTGGAAAAATAGAAAAGAGCAACCTAGAACTAATCAAAATGGTAACTGGCTAATTGGGTATGGTGTAAGTGCAGCTTCAAGAAATGCACCCTATCAAAAAACATTTGCTAAAGTAATTTTGGATTTAAAAGAGGATACTGTAAAAGCAACTATTCAAATGGATGCAACTGACATTGGAACAGGAAGCTACACTATTATTGCCCAAACAGCAGCACAATATTTAGATATACCAGTCGAATATGTTTTTGTAGAATTAGGAGATTCAGATTTTCCTGTAACACCAGGTTCAGGAGGTTCTTGGGGAGCAGCTTCCTATTGTAATGGAGTAAGAGCAGCTTGTGAAAGTGCAATTACAACTTTAAAAAACAATAGAAATATTAATCAAGATGAAGAAGTTTCTGTTGCAGATTTATTAAGAAGAAATCAAATTACTACCTTCGAAGCAGAAGGAATGGCTGAACCTTCAGCAGAATTTGAAAAATATTCAATTTATTCTTTTGGTGCAAATTTTACAGAAGTTTGGGTAGATAAAGATACAGGAATGTATAAAATAAAACGAATGGTAAATGTTGCATCAGCAGGAAAAATATTAAATCCAAAAACTGCTTATGGGCAAATTATTGGTGGTTTAACAATGGGTGCAGGAATGGTAATTGCAGAAAAGACGGAAGTAGAACCTAATTTTGGAAATTTTATAACACGTTCTTTTGCAGATTATCATGTTCCTGTAAATTTAGATATGGCAAATACTGATGTTATCTTTTTACCAGAAGAAGATGAAATAGCAAATAAAACGGGAATTAAAGGAGTGGGAGAATTAGGGATTACAAGTGTTGCTGCATCTATTACCAATGCTCTATTTAATGCAACAGGAAAACGAATGAGAGAATTGCCAGTTACACCCGATAAATTAATGATGGCTAAGGTTGAAGCTGGTATTTAG
- a CDS encoding NRDE family protein yields MCTVTYLPLPNNNFILTSNRDETPLRKTIPPKTYIENDAELTYPKDELAGGTWIGISNKNRLVCLLNGEFKKHIRNTYYKMSRGIIVKNILSAEDAVSYIHDFNFDEIEPFTIVLVDWNHQLETYEFVWDGQTKHFTKLAQEPRIWSSSPLYTDDIKQLRNEWFENWLADNNKFTQEKILEFHKNDTLGSPENSIKMKRSFLETVSITSIEKNGNNMSMEYLDVLNSDYEKK; encoded by the coding sequence ATGTGTACAGTAACTTATCTTCCATTACCTAATAATAACTTTATTTTAACTTCTAATAGAGATGAAACTCCTTTAAGAAAAACAATTCCACCAAAAACTTATATAGAAAATGATGCAGAATTAACCTACCCAAAAGATGAATTAGCAGGAGGAACTTGGATTGGAATTAGCAATAAAAATAGATTGGTTTGTCTTTTAAATGGCGAATTTAAAAAACACATTCGAAATACTTATTATAAAATGAGTAGAGGTATTATTGTTAAAAATATCCTTTCAGCTGAGGATGCTGTTTCTTATATACATGATTTTAATTTTGATGAAATTGAACCATTTACAATTGTGTTAGTAGATTGGAATCATCAATTAGAGACCTATGAATTTGTTTGGGATGGACAAACGAAACACTTCACAAAATTAGCACAAGAACCAAGAATTTGGTCATCCTCTCCTTTGTATACAGATGATATAAAACAATTACGTAACGAATGGTTTGAGAATTGGTTAGCTGATAATAATAAATTTACTCAAGAAAAAATTCTAGAGTTTCATAAAAATGATACATTAGGAAGTCCAGAAAATTCTATTAAAATGAAACGTTCTTTTCTGGAAACTGTGAGTATTACATCCATAGAAAAAAATGGGAATAATATGTCTATGGAGTATTTAGATGTTTTGAATAGCGATTATGAAAAAAAATAA
- a CDS encoding reprolysin-like metallopeptidase — protein sequence MKNRLSLLLFFAILCSSSSSYGQQLWHKQEKENTTIQKKATFQKKNFPSNYEIVTLNSGVFEGKLSRKSATFNTIIELPNADGSLSKFSIQENSNFDPILQAKFPNVKSYTAKGIDDESANAKISIGTDGFHAVIYSEAKETIYIDPYTKDKKEYIIYKKSSLNDVDLDFECQVEEAASKEFTNTDFSKNLNDGKLRTYRLALACSGEYAQFHLGASQQNIPSSASDQVKKAAVLSAMNTSLTRLNGVFERELSVKFELVSNNEDIIFLNPATDGMTDDDPDELIDEVQAICDAQIGNANYDIGHVFSTSGGTLSGLAGLGVVCITGQKARGVTGLGSPVGDPYDIDLVAHELGHQFGATHTQNNPCNRTNSTAIEPGSGSTIMGYAGICAPNVKSGNADGNSDDYFHAVSLTQIWAIIQSSGGCAVLTNTNNTAPTANAGLDYSIPKSTPFKLTGTGNDADGLNSLTYNWEQLDNEIATMPPEPTNLGGPTFRSLPSKSVPFRYFPALATVVSGSLVTTWEVVPSVERELNFSFVVRDNNVGGGSTARDDMKINVVDVTPFTVTAPNSAVVWNTGSTQTINWNQGVTNAAPINCATVNIKLSVDGGLTFPIILKSNTANDGTEEIIIPDNATSSARIMVEAADNIFYNINSTDFTINSLAPTFIVNNTDGLQSACNSGNQSINYNLNFDFVNGFSETVTLSSSGEPAGSNVSFSDSTINADGNVTMTISNFDDNTPQEYEIIVSSTSATITQTLKVDFRLSSADFSELTLSSPADNATGLNLVEELMWNNDSNATSYDVEIATDSEFSNVISTGNVIINSYTTTNLVGVTEYFWRVKPKNSCGEGDFSSVFSFTTKVAAYCASTFTDEAGGSEHITNVTFGSINNNSGNDTDDGYQDFTSINTNLLRGEDEQISVTFDTGGYQDHCYVFIDWNQDFQFDNDTERYDLGTKVDADGNYLTTNIDTATFTITVPNNAKIGKTRMRVVIEYDDPSDGFGLGACDSDQLSEWGETEDYSVTISELFSVFTASESCPDSNDGLIKIEVNLADYTYVATITGEATNISQNIPATGFEFSNLAPGTYLVCINIEELDETQCFEVNIIEAAPISLKVTAEKESNNFSFKIDEGTPPFEVFINETLVGITSQKEFNFEIFERGILKVKTAKDCEGIYEKNIGDLLSTNNPELKLYLLKNPVKDFIEIYIPASIESKNVQATIFDMTGKLLYKQTNAIVSEKLTIPFSNFSKGIYILKLSIKDAKPIKILKQ from the coding sequence ATGAAAAACAGACTATCCCTTCTACTTTTTTTTGCAATTTTATGTAGTAGTTCCTCTTCTTATGGGCAACAATTATGGCATAAGCAAGAAAAAGAAAATACAACTATTCAAAAGAAAGCAACTTTTCAAAAGAAAAATTTTCCTTCAAATTATGAGATTGTTACTTTAAATAGTGGTGTTTTTGAGGGTAAGTTAAGTAGAAAATCAGCAACTTTTAATACTATTATAGAGTTACCAAATGCAGATGGTAGTTTGTCGAAATTTTCGATTCAAGAAAATTCTAATTTTGATCCCATATTACAAGCTAAATTTCCAAACGTAAAATCATACACTGCAAAAGGAATTGACGATGAATCTGCGAATGCAAAAATAAGTATTGGTACAGATGGTTTTCATGCTGTAATTTACTCAGAAGCTAAAGAAACGATCTATATAGATCCTTATACAAAAGATAAGAAAGAGTATATTATTTATAAAAAAAGTAGTTTAAATGATGTTGATTTAGATTTTGAATGTCAGGTGGAAGAAGCTGCAAGTAAAGAATTTACAAATACAGATTTTTCAAAAAACTTAAATGATGGTAAATTAAGAACCTACAGATTAGCATTGGCTTGTAGTGGAGAATATGCTCAATTTCATTTAGGAGCTAGTCAACAAAATATACCAAGTTCTGCATCAGATCAAGTAAAAAAAGCGGCAGTTTTATCTGCAATGAATACTTCATTAACAAGATTAAATGGTGTTTTTGAAAGAGAATTATCAGTAAAATTTGAACTTGTAAGCAATAACGAAGATATTATCTTTTTAAATCCTGCCACAGATGGTATGACAGATGATGACCCTGATGAGCTTATAGACGAAGTTCAAGCAATCTGTGATGCACAAATTGGAAATGCAAATTATGATATTGGACATGTGTTTAGTACTTCTGGAGGTACTTTATCTGGTTTGGCTGGTTTAGGTGTTGTTTGTATTACTGGGCAAAAAGCAAGAGGGGTAACAGGTTTAGGTTCTCCTGTTGGTGATCCTTATGATATTGATTTGGTTGCTCACGAATTAGGACATCAATTTGGAGCAACACATACGCAAAATAATCCTTGTAATAGAACAAACTCTACTGCTATAGAACCTGGAAGTGGTTCTACAATTATGGGATATGCAGGTATTTGTGCACCCAATGTAAAATCTGGAAATGCTGACGGAAATAGTGATGATTATTTTCATGCAGTTAGTCTTACTCAAATATGGGCTATTATTCAATCTTCAGGAGGTTGTGCTGTGTTAACAAATACAAATAATACTGCACCAACTGCAAATGCAGGGTTAGATTATAGTATTCCAAAATCTACACCTTTTAAATTAACAGGTACAGGAAATGATGCAGATGGTTTAAATTCATTAACCTATAATTGGGAGCAATTAGATAATGAAATTGCAACAATGCCACCAGAACCAACAAATTTAGGAGGGCCAACATTTAGATCTTTACCTTCTAAAAGTGTTCCTTTTAGGTATTTTCCAGCTTTAGCGACTGTTGTAAGTGGAAGTTTAGTTACTACTTGGGAGGTTGTTCCTTCTGTTGAAAGAGAACTAAATTTCTCTTTTGTGGTAAGAGATAATAATGTTGGAGGAGGAAGCACAGCAAGAGATGATATGAAAATTAATGTAGTTGATGTAACTCCTTTTACAGTTACTGCACCAAATTCTGCTGTAGTTTGGAATACAGGAAGTACCCAAACAATTAATTGGAATCAAGGTGTAACAAATGCAGCTCCAATAAATTGTGCTACAGTAAATATAAAATTATCAGTAGATGGAGGACTTACGTTTCCCATAATTTTAAAATCAAATACTGCTAATGATGGAACAGAAGAAATAATTATTCCTGATAATGCAACCAGTTCTGCAAGAATTATGGTAGAAGCAGCAGATAATATTTTTTACAATATCAATTCAACAGATTTTACGATTAATTCATTAGCACCAACATTTATTGTAAATAATACAGATGGTTTGCAGAGTGCTTGTAATTCTGGAAATCAAAGTATAAACTATAATTTAAATTTTGATTTTGTAAATGGTTTTTCTGAAACAGTTACATTATCATCTTCTGGAGAACCAGCAGGTTCTAATGTGTCGTTTAGTGATTCAACTATAAATGCTGATGGGAATGTGACTATGACAATTTCTAATTTTGATGATAATACACCACAAGAATATGAAATTATTGTTTCATCAACTTCTGCAACTATAACACAAACTCTTAAGGTAGATTTTAGATTAAGTTCTGCTGATTTTAGCGAATTAACACTTTCTTCTCCTGCAGACAATGCTACTGGTTTAAATTTAGTCGAAGAATTAATGTGGAATAATGATTCAAATGCAACTTCTTACGATGTTGAAATTGCTACAGATTCTGAATTTTCTAATGTAATTTCTACAGGAAATGTTATTATAAATTCTTATACAACAACAAATCTTGTAGGAGTAACTGAATATTTTTGGAGAGTAAAGCCTAAAAATAGTTGTGGAGAAGGTGATTTTTCTTCAGTTTTTAGTTTTACAACAAAAGTAGCTGCTTATTGCGCTTCTACTTTTACAGATGAAGCTGGAGGATCAGAACATATCACAAACGTTACTTTTGGGTCAATCAATAATAATTCTGGGAATGATACAGATGATGGTTATCAGGATTTTACATCCATAAATACCAATCTTTTAAGAGGTGAGGATGAACAAATAAGTGTAACTTTTGATACTGGAGGTTACCAAGATCATTGTTATGTTTTTATTGATTGGAATCAAGATTTTCAATTTGATAACGATACTGAAAGATACGATTTAGGAACTAAAGTTGATGCCGATGGAAATTACTTAACAACAAATATTGATACAGCAACATTTACGATTACAGTTCCAAATAATGCCAAAATAGGAAAAACTAGAATGCGTGTTGTTATAGAATATGATGATCCTTCAGATGGTTTTGGACTTGGAGCATGTGATTCTGATCAACTCTCAGAATGGGGAGAAACTGAAGATTATTCAGTGACTATTTCCGAACTTTTTTCTGTTTTTACAGCTTCAGAATCTTGTCCAGATTCCAATGATGGACTTATTAAAATAGAGGTAAATTTAGCTGATTATACGTATGTAGCAACAATAACTGGAGAAGCTACAAATATTTCTCAAAATATTCCAGCTACTGGTTTCGAATTTTCAAATTTAGCTCCAGGAACTTATTTAGTTTGTATTAATATTGAAGAATTGGATGAAACTCAATGTTTTGAAGTTAACATAATTGAAGCAGCACCAATCTCTTTAAAGGTAACAGCAGAAAAAGAATCGAACAACTTTTCTTTTAAAATTGATGAAGGTACTCCACCATTTGAAGTTTTTATAAATGAAACCTTAGTTGGTATTACAAGTCAAAAAGAATTTAATTTTGAGATTTTTGAAAGAGGTATTTTAAAAGTAAAAACAGCCAAAGATTGTGAAGGTATTTATGAAAAAAATATTGGCGATTTATTATCAACAAATAACCCTGAGCTAAAATTATATCTATTAAAAAATCCTGTTAAAGACTTTATTGAAATTTATATTCCTGCTAGTATTGAAAGTAAAAATGTACAAGCTACAATTTTTGATATGACTGGTAAATTGCTTTACAAGCAAACAAACGCTATAGTTTCAGAAAAATTAACAATACCATTTAGTAACTTTTCCAAAGGAATTTATATTTTAAAATTATCTATAAAAGATGCTAAACCTATTAAAATATTAAAGCAATAA
- the lipB gene encoding lipoyl(octanoyl) transferase LipB — MNRNIQLKDLGLKDYKETWEYQSELLQGIVDVKIDNRRNNNTNQTQNHFLFVEHPHVYTLGKSGDLSNLLLNEKQLAEKGATFYKINRGGDITYHGPGQIVGYPILDLENFFTDIHKYLRLLEESIILTIAEYGLKGERSKGETGVWLDVGTPFARKICAMGIRSSRWVTMHGFALNANVNLGYFDNIIPCGIRGKAVASMEAELGKKVDVEEVKEKILKHFKVLFEVEEIITD, encoded by the coding sequence ATGAATAGAAACATACAGCTAAAAGACCTTGGTCTTAAAGATTATAAAGAAACTTGGGAGTATCAATCTGAACTATTACAAGGAATTGTAGACGTTAAAATTGATAATCGAAGAAATAACAATACAAATCAAACTCAAAATCATTTTTTATTTGTAGAGCATCCTCATGTATATACACTTGGTAAAAGTGGAGATCTGAGTAATTTGCTATTAAATGAAAAGCAATTAGCAGAAAAAGGAGCTACTTTTTATAAAATAAACAGAGGAGGAGATATTACGTATCATGGTCCAGGACAAATTGTTGGCTACCCAATTCTAGATTTAGAAAACTTTTTTACTGATATTCATAAATACCTTCGTTTATTAGAAGAATCTATTATTTTAACCATTGCAGAATACGGTTTAAAAGGCGAAAGAAGTAAAGGTGAAACTGGTGTTTGGTTAGATGTTGGAACGCCTTTTGCTCGTAAAATTTGTGCTATGGGAATTCGTTCTTCTAGATGGGTTACAATGCACGGTTTTGCTTTAAATGCAAATGTTAATTTAGGCTATTTTGATAATATAATTCCTTGTGGAATTCGCGGTAAAGCTGTAGCTTCTATGGAAGCTGAATTGGGTAAAAAAGTGGATGTAGAAGAAGTAAAGGAAAAAATACTAAAGCATTTTAAAGTGCTTTTTGAGGTTGAGGAGATTATTACAGATTAA
- a CDS encoding 2Fe-2S iron-sulfur cluster-binding protein, translating to MLNEIKVNLKINDTLKTIHVDSRRSLLDALRETLGLTGTKKGCDHGQCGACTVIIDGKRNLSCLTLTATCENKEITTIEGLAKNGEMHPMQKAFLKHDGFQCGYCTPGQICSTVALLEEAKNGEASYVTKNLKDIDNNINLSEEEIRERMSGNICRCGAYNNIIQAFKEVYSGDDEMPTWEFATKAQMEKAKNA from the coding sequence ATGCTCAATGAAATAAAAGTAAACTTAAAAATTAATGATACTCTAAAAACAATACATGTAGACTCTAGAAGAAGCTTGTTAGATGCTTTAAGAGAAACTTTAGGGTTAACAGGAACTAAGAAGGGATGTGATCATGGACAGTGTGGAGCTTGCACTGTTATTATTGATGGAAAACGAAATCTTTCTTGTTTAACTTTAACTGCAACTTGCGAAAATAAAGAAATAACAACCATAGAGGGTTTAGCAAAAAATGGAGAAATGCACCCAATGCAAAAAGCATTTTTAAAACACGATGGTTTTCAATGTGGTTATTGTACACCAGGTCAAATTTGTTCTACAGTTGCGCTTTTAGAGGAAGCAAAAAATGGTGAAGCAAGTTATGTTACTAAAAACCTGAAAGATATTGATAACAACATTAATTTATCTGAAGAAGAAATTAGAGAGCGAATGTCTGGAAATATCTGTAGATGTGGTGCGTATAATAATATTATTCAGGCTTTCAAAGAAGTTTATTCTGGAGATGATGAAATGCCAACTTGGGAATTTGCCACAAAAGCGCAAATGGAAAAAGCTAAAAATGCCTAG
- a CDS encoding FAD binding domain-containing protein, which yields MRPFTYTGVENKEQALNVFTEKSHYLSGGTNLVDLMKEDVEKPEQLIYVLNLDYKDVKQNDDGSLTLGAMLSNAETANHKLVRTKYPLLSMAMLSAATAQIRNMATNGGNLLQRTRCPYFFETSMPCNKREPGSGCGALKGINSKHAIFGYSESCIATHPSDMCVALAAIGATVEVQKVNGSSRMINFTDFHRLPKNNPEKDTNLIKGELITEIHLPKSKFADNYYYLKIRERSSYAFALISVAAGLEIKNGIIKSIGLAIGGVAHKPWKLFKAEDFLTNKKPTKENFEIAADLEMKDAKPFEGNKYKVKMGKKAIVRALNQALVREA from the coding sequence ATGAGACCATTTACATATACAGGAGTAGAAAATAAAGAGCAAGCATTAAATGTATTTACCGAAAAATCCCATTATTTGTCTGGTGGAACAAATTTGGTAGATTTAATGAAAGAAGATGTTGAGAAACCAGAGCAGTTAATTTACGTGTTAAACTTAGATTATAAAGATGTTAAGCAAAATGATGATGGCAGTTTAACACTTGGTGCAATGTTAAGTAATGCTGAAACTGCTAACCATAAATTGGTAAGAACAAAATACCCATTATTATCTATGGCAATGCTTTCTGCAGCAACTGCTCAAATTAGAAATATGGCAACAAATGGGGGTAATTTATTACAACGAACACGTTGTCCTTATTTTTTTGAGACTTCCATGCCATGTAATAAAAGAGAACCAGGTTCTGGTTGTGGAGCACTAAAAGGTATAAATTCCAAACACGCTATTTTTGGATATAGTGAATCTTGTATTGCTACTCATCCTTCTGATATGTGTGTTGCATTAGCAGCAATTGGTGCAACTGTTGAAGTTCAAAAGGTAAATGGCTCATCTAGAATGATAAATTTTACAGATTTCCATAGATTACCAAAAAACAATCCAGAAAAGGATACTAATTTAATTAAAGGCGAATTAATTACTGAAATTCATTTACCCAAATCAAAATTTGCAGACAATTATTATTATCTAAAAATTAGAGAACGTTCAAGTTATGCGTTTGCATTAATTTCAGTAGCTGCAGGATTAGAAATAAAAAATGGTATAATTAAAAGTATAGGATTGGCTATTGGAGGTGTAGCACATAAACCTTGGAAATTATTTAAAGCAGAAGATTTTTTAACTAATAAAAAACCAACAAAAGAAAATTTTGAAATTGCTGCGGATTTAGAAATGAAAGATGCAAAACCTTTTGAAGGAAATAAGTATAAAGTAAAAATGGGTAAAAAAGCAATTGTAAGGGCGTTAAACCAAGCGTTAGTTAGAGAGGCTTAA
- the pruA gene encoding L-glutamate gamma-semialdehyde dehydrogenase, with the protein MARGFFNVPIAVNEPVKDYKPGSPELKEVLATYKEMYKGSADIPMYINGKEVRTGNTRNITPPHDHKHVVGHYHVAEKKHVDEAISTALAAREAWSSVSWMERASIFLKAAELLAGPYRAKMNAATMLAQSKNVFQAEIDAACEMIDFFRFNVQYMTDIFKDQPASAPGIWNRVEYRPLEGFVYAISPFNFTSIAANLPAAAALMGNVVVWKPSDHQAYSAQVIVDLFKEAGLPDGVINVVYGDPVMISDTVLASPDFSGLHFTGSTTVFKNLWQQIGNNIHNYKTYPRIVGETGGKDFIWAHTSAFPLQVATAITRGAFEYQGQKCSAASRAYIPASMWAEVKKYLVAQTSELKMGAPDDTKNFVNAVIHEGSFDKIAKYIDAAKADVNAEVIIGGNHDKSKGYFIEPTVILAKTPTYETMTTELFGPVITIYIYEDLEWEASLKLVDESTEYALTGAIFSTDRYIVEKASKALENAAGNFYINDKPTGAVVGQQPFGGARASGTNDKAGSAQNLLRWTSVRLIKETFVTPQDYKYPFLG; encoded by the coding sequence ATGGCAAGAGGATTTTTCAATGTTCCAATAGCAGTTAATGAACCCGTAAAAGATTACAAACCTGGTTCACCAGAATTAAAAGAAGTTTTAGCAACTTATAAAGAAATGTATAAAGGATCTGCAGATATTCCTATGTATATTAATGGAAAGGAAGTTAGAACAGGAAATACTAGAAATATTACACCTCCTCATGATCATAAACATGTTGTGGGTCATTATCATGTAGCTGAAAAAAAACATGTAGATGAAGCAATTTCTACAGCTTTGGCTGCAAGAGAAGCTTGGTCTAGCGTTTCTTGGATGGAAAGAGCATCTATTTTTTTAAAGGCTGCTGAACTTTTAGCAGGACCTTATAGAGCAAAAATGAATGCTGCTACAATGCTAGCACAATCTAAAAATGTATTTCAAGCAGAAATTGATGCTGCTTGTGAAATGATCGATTTCTTTAGGTTTAATGTACAATATATGACTGATATTTTTAAAGATCAGCCAGCTTCTGCACCAGGAATTTGGAACAGAGTTGAGTACAGACCTTTAGAAGGTTTTGTCTATGCAATTTCGCCTTTTAACTTTACATCTATTGCAGCAAATTTACCAGCAGCAGCAGCTTTAATGGGTAATGTTGTAGTTTGGAAACCTTCTGATCATCAAGCATATTCTGCACAAGTTATTGTAGATTTATTTAAAGAAGCTGGTTTGCCAGATGGTGTTATTAATGTTGTTTATGGAGATCCTGTTATGATTTCTGATACTGTTTTAGCATCACCAGATTTTTCTGGTTTGCATTTTACAGGTTCTACAACTGTTTTCAAAAATCTTTGGCAACAAATTGGTAACAATATTCATAACTATAAAACCTACCCAAGAATTGTAGGTGAAACTGGTGGAAAAGATTTTATTTGGGCACATACTTCTGCATTTCCTTTACAAGTTGCAACAGCAATTACAAGAGGTGCTTTTGAGTATCAAGGTCAAAAATGTTCTGCTGCTTCACGTGCTTATATTCCAGCTTCCATGTGGGCTGAAGTAAAAAAGTATTTAGTTGCTCAAACATCAGAATTAAAAATGGGTGCTCCTGATGATACAAAAAACTTTGTAAACGCAGTTATTCATGAAGGTTCTTTTGATAAAATTGCAAAATATATTGATGCTGCTAAAGCAGATGTAAATGCCGAAGTTATTATTGGTGGAAATCATGATAAATCGAAAGGTTATTTTATTGAACCAACTGTAATTTTAGCAAAAACTCCAACATATGAAACCATGACTACAGAACTTTTTGGTCCTGTAATTACCATTTATATTTATGAAGATTTAGAGTGGGAAGCTTCTTTAAAGTTAGTAGATGAATCTACAGAATATGCTTTAACAGGTGCTATTTTCTCTACTGATAGATACATTGTTGAAAAAGCATCTAAGGCATTAGAAAACGCTGCTGGAAACTTCTATATTAATGACAAACCAACTGGAGCTGTTGTTGGACAACAACCTTTTGGTGGTGCAAGAGCATCTGGAACTAATGACAAAGCTGGTTCTGCACAAAACTTATTAAGATGGACGTCTGTAAGGTTGATAAAGGAAACTTTTGTTACTCCTCAAGATTATAAATATCCTTTCTTAGGGTAA